A single window of Anopheles moucheti chromosome 2, idAnoMoucSN_F20_07, whole genome shotgun sequence DNA harbors:
- the LOC128297566 gene encoding transmembrane protease serine 9-like produces MRVPRSVGSWSILPSLLVLGICLGPVLGSSSCSRVYDSNVQCGLPVLHPSGLPKHSSEALRGEFPWHVAIFQIEYRIPVYSCGGSLVSNRYLLTAAHCVVNPNNGYTLSPDNFLLQMGYHELGLAVEGCSQQMGVKRVYVHPEFRTGTYRHDLAIIELERPVQFNDRVLPVCLDTEEEDPSSFYRQMGKVPGWGYTEFDEVSTELRMTEVPTVNYTRCLASNTQVFSNTIYDGMFCAGYANGTNVCNGDSGGGFVTYRNARWELQGIVSFTALRDTEMTVCDTQQYAAFVKLRYYRGWIGSVLDGTWQWSKSEKLVQLDDEQPAEMPTDCGKRKINKMPLIVNGVRSMAGEWPWHAAIFVVSKRSRDYLCGGTLISRRYILTAASCVTDWHYRKRPYIVQLGQHQLWESSLTGREVRVLDIETSDDSMMALLKLEVDVQYDDYIQPICLPAEQQNTTNEALRIGTNGLIVGYGQTDPDGNPSELLQATLMPIVDSGLCAIYRIFDKREAHKMFCAGHGNGTNACRGDQGGGFYEESQQSIWTLTGVIGKINLYRKRCDPYGYVGMANVLHYLEWILGRLRSALAGPSDTFEVVPPTPKGHSKGCRRKHHHHHHHHHHGSQEHGTVTSRPHRQKGGSGESGSSENSNESREPSITSAVKNVMQAKVDLVKDIHGVASSKIKKIFG; encoded by the exons ATGCGTGTACCACGATCAGTTGGTTCCTGGTCAATCCTGCCGTCGCTACTGGTGCTGGGTATTTGTTTGGGGCCTGTGCTTGGTTCTTCCAGCTGTAGCCGAGTGTACGACAGTAATGTTCAGTGTGGTTTGCCCGTGTTGCATCCTTCCGGTCTGCCGAAACATTCCTCCGAAGCGTTGCGTGGTGAATTTCCGTGGCATGTAGCTATCTTCCAGATTGAGTACCGCATCCCGGTGTATAGTTGTGGAGGATCACTCGTCAGCAACCGGTACCTGCTGACCGCGGCTCATTGTGTGGTTAATCCGAATAATGGTTACACACTGAGCCCGGATAACTTCCTGCTGCAGATGGGTTACCATGAGTTAGGTTTGGCAGTGGAAGGATGTAGCCAGCAGATGGGTGTGAAACGGGTTTACGTGCATCCAGAGTTCCGTACCGGTACATACCGTCATGATTTAGCCATTATCGAGCTGGAACGACCGGTGCAATTCAATGACCGCGTGCTCCCGGTGTGTTTGGATACGGAGGAAGAAGATCCGTCTTCGTTTTACAGACAGATGGGCAAAGTTCCAGGTTGGGGCTATACTGAGTTTGACGAAGTGTCCACCGAATTACGCATGACCGAAGTGCCGACCGTCAACTACACGCGCTGTCTCGCAAGCAATACACAGGTGTTTTCCAACACAATCTACGACGGGATGTTCTGTGCTGGGTACGCCAATGGAACGAACGTGTGCAACGGTGATTCTGGTGGTGGTTTCGTCACCTATCGGAACGCACGTTGGGAGCTGCAAGGGATCGTGTCTTTTACCGCTTTGCGTGACACAGAAATGACCGTCTGCGATACGCAGCAGTACGCCGCGTTTGTCAAGTTGCGCTACTATAGAGGCTGGATCGGAAGTGTGCTGGATGGTACGTGGCAGTGGTCTAAAAGTGAGAAGTTGGTACAATTAGACGACGAGCAACCGGCGGAGATGCCTACCGACTGTGGTAAGCGCAAGATCAACAAGATGCCACTGATCGTGAACGGTGTGCGTAGTATGGCTGGCGAATGGCCCTGGCATGCGGCCATCTTTGTGGTGTCGAAACGTTCGCGTGACTATCTCTGCGGTGGGACGCTCATCAGTCGGCGGTACATCTTGACGGCGGCCAGCTGTGTCACCGATTGGCACTACCGGAAGCGACCGTACATCGTGCAGCTGGGTCAGCACCAACTGTGGGAAAGTTCACTGACTGGGCGGGAAGTGCGCGTACTGGACATTGAAACCAGTGACGATAGCATGATGGCTCTGTTGAAGCTAGAGGTGGATGTACAGTACGACGACTACATACAACCGATATGCCTGCCTGCTGAACAGCAAAACACTACCAACGAAGCACTGCGGATCGGTACGAACGGGCTTATTGTCGGCTATGGGCAAACGGACCCCGACGGTAATCCGTCTGAGCTCCTGCAGGCTACACTGATGCCCATCGTTGACAGCGGACTGTGTGCGATCTATCGCATCTTTGACAAGCGCGAAGCGCACAAGATGTTTTGTGCCGGACATGGCAACG GTACTAATGCGTGTCGCGGTGACCAAGGTGGTGGATTCTACGAAGAGTCGCAACAGAGCATCTGGACACTTACAGGCGTGATCGGTAAGATCAATCTCTATCGCAAGCGATGTGATCCGTACGGGTATGTTGGAATGGCTAACGTACTACACTATCTCGAGTGGATACTGGGGCGACTGCGAAGTGCACTGGCTGGACCATCCGACACCTTCGAGGTAGTGCCTCCGACACCCAAGGGACACTCGAAAGGTTGTCGACgtaagcatcatcatcatcatcatcaccatcaccatggATCACAAGAGCATGGCACCGTCACCAGTAGACCTCACAGGCAAAAGGGAGGTTCCGGAGAAAGTGGGTCGAGCGAGAACAGCAACGAAAGTCGCGAACCCTCCATTACTTCGGCCGTCAAGAACGTGATGCAGGCGAAGGTGGATTTGGTGAAGGACATACACGGTGTGGCCAGTTCtaaaattaagaaaatatttgGTTGA
- the LOC128297511 gene encoding angio-associated migratory cell protein yields the protein MRENTPPRSPMDEHLLEYEDDDEEVILLGDADEVLDAWEAEANLDEDDEEAKEDDGGTVSFRTCDRDDAKLTFTKHTATVFCGALHPTEDLAITGGEDDKAYVWNIRSGEVQFEVTNHTDSVVAVGFSYDGVFAATADIAGYIQVFKVQQNYRKVWEFNVGDLCWMRWHSAAHVLLAGCDSGDVYVWRIPSGDCKVLPGQDHKTEAAELTHDGKKLAVGYGNGHFKLWDLKSGTPVMEVDATVGHKTNITTLSIDQENQLFVTGAEDGSSYVMGPNGVLGMLTGPSDALLEAVLIDYPGFEIKVAVTGTLQGKVTIWDVARQTKRVECVDEEPTGITRMVWLKDHAICAGTLGGLIKAWDFRSGAKRFTLDGHTNDIQDVVYDRERNIILSTSEDFTAKIFEVPASQ from the exons ATGCGCGAAAATACCCCGCCACGATCACCGATGGATGAGCATCTGCTGGAGTATGAGGATGATGACGAAGAAGTTATTTTACTTGGCGATGCTGATGAAGTGCTCGACGCCTGGGAGGCTGAAGCAAATC TTGACGAAGACGACGAAGAAGCAAAAGAGGATGATGGAGGTACGGTTTCCTTCAGAACGTGCGATCGGGATGATGCAAAGCTAACATTCACAAAGCACACTGCCACTGTGTTCTGTGGTGCGCTACATCCAACGGAAGATCTGGCGATAACTGGCGGTGAGGATGATAAGGCGTACGTGTGGAACATTCGCTCTGGTGAGGTACAGTTCGAGGTGACGAATCATACCGATTCGGTGGTGGCTGTCGGATTTAGCTACGACGGTGTGTTTGCCGCCACCGCCGACATAGCTGGCTACATTCAGGTGTTTAAAGTGCAGCAAAACTATCGCAAAGTGTGGGAATTCAATGTGGGTGATTTGTGCTGGATGCGATGGCACAGCGCCGCACATGTGCTGCTGGCGGGATGTGATTCGGGCGATGTGTACGTCTGGCGTATACCATCCGGTGATTGTAAAGTACTCCCGGGGCAGGATCACAAAACGGAAGCGGCAGAACTGACACATGATGGTAAAAAGCTTGCAGTTGGGTATGGTAATGGACACTTTAAGCTGTGGGATCTGAAGTCAGGCACACCAGTCATGGAAGTGGATGCTACCGTTGGACACAAGACGAACATAACAACGCTGTCAATCGATCAGGAAAATCAACTGTTTGTAACCGGTGCGGAAGATGGTAGCTCGTACGTTATGGGACCGAACGGTGTGTTGGGAATGCTAACAGGACCGAGCGATGCATTGCTGGAGGCAGTGCTGATCGATTATCCTGGATTCGAAATCAAAGTCGCTGTAACCGGTACGCTACAGGGTAAGGTAACGATCTGGGACGTGGCAAGACAGACGAAACGGGTCGAGTGCGTGGATGAAGAACCTACCGGTATTACGAG GATGGTCTGGTTGAAAGATCATGCAATCTGCGCTGGTACGCTTGGCGGTTTGATCAAGGCCTGGGACTTCCGGAGCGGTGCGAAACGATTCACACTCGACGGTCATACGAACGACATTCAGGATGTTGTGTACGATAGGGAGCGAAACATTATCCTCTCCACATCGGAAGATTTTACGGCGAAGATATTCGAAGTGCCTGCAAGTCAATAG